The Leptospira levettii genome has a segment encoding these proteins:
- a CDS encoding LA_0442/LA_0875 N-terminal domain-containing protein produces MKKYLLILILAYSFPILAINTVILKNGKTIKGKVTDQNERGLTIQTSDGIQTLTKFQILKVVYKDVSEQEAEKIRIAEEKKLRDKEEKERAKLEKEKQIADEKERKRLEEEEKLAEKQRQDELAKQESEAEKEAKAEAEWLATRQLGPSPAATKCGGRLALIWRSAVLPGWGQYCGGQTTSAGTFGILFFGSLLYSLGPLRTEEKNAKSHYDTMVLLNQIGGPGTRLTAQNISLPSEFLAGYIETSIADDLIVKSKNNAKEANTKYLVGLGTAGIIYITNIIHAYMIGRDTYPERPVVQSGGKQFKEGWDFESSWDKPQGVNVYRPQFNSIYAELRYSVLF; encoded by the coding sequence ATGAAAAAATACCTATTAATCCTCATCCTTGCTTACTCATTTCCAATTTTAGCCATCAACACAGTGATTTTAAAAAATGGCAAAACCATCAAAGGAAAGGTTACCGATCAAAATGAAAGAGGGCTTACCATCCAAACGAGTGATGGAATCCAAACGTTAACAAAATTCCAAATCTTAAAAGTTGTTTATAAAGACGTAAGCGAACAAGAAGCAGAAAAAATTCGCATTGCGGAAGAAAAAAAGTTACGTGATAAGGAAGAGAAAGAAAGGGCAAAATTAGAAAAGGAAAAACAAATCGCAGACGAAAAGGAACGCAAACGTTTAGAAGAAGAAGAGAAACTCGCAGAAAAACAAAGACAAGATGAATTAGCGAAACAAGAATCAGAAGCAGAAAAAGAAGCAAAAGCCGAGGCGGAATGGTTAGCAACTAGGCAACTTGGTCCCTCACCGGCAGCCACAAAATGCGGAGGTCGTTTGGCATTGATTTGGAGATCTGCGGTTTTACCAGGATGGGGACAGTACTGCGGGGGACAAACTACATCTGCAGGTACATTTGGAATCTTATTTTTTGGATCCCTTCTTTATAGTTTGGGTCCCCTACGGACTGAAGAAAAAAATGCAAAATCACATTACGATACAATGGTATTGTTAAATCAAATTGGAGGACCAGGAACTAGACTTACCGCACAAAACATTAGTTTGCCGAGCGAATTCCTAGCAGGATATATCGAAACCTCTATCGCAGACGACTTAATCGTAAAAAGTAAAAACAATGCAAAAGAAGCGAACACTAAGTACTTAGTTGGACTTGGAACGGCAGGTATCATCTACATCACAAATATCATACATGCATATATGATCGGAAGAGATACATACCCAGAAAGACCAGTTGTCCAATCTGGCGGAAAACAATTCAAAGAAGGTTGGGATTTCGAATCTAGTTGGGACAAACCTCAAGGTGTAAATGTGTACCGCCCTCAATTCAATTCGATTTATGCAGAACTTCGATACTCAGTCTTATTTTAA